CCGCGATCTGCCCACGGTTTATGCAGGCAACACCGCATGTCAGAACGACCCAGCATGCTCGGCTCGCACCTGCACGGCGGATACAGACTGTCAAAACTATGAGGTTTGCCGTCAAGCTACCGTCTATCCGGCTGAAGAAACTGGAGACGTCACGCAGACGAGCTCTACGTACTGTATGCCTCGTTACCAGGACGGTCGCATCGGACCGATCGACCAGTTTGCTGACCTGACATGTCGCACGGGCGGCACGTACATGTACGTCAAAGATCCAAATGAAATGCGTGATTACTGGAGAGCCCTTCCTTCAACCATTGATGGCCAATGGTCGGTTGAAGCGGACTTCTCTCGCTTTCTCAATGAAGATACTCCGGTCGGTTTCTATCGTTTCAGCACCATCGCGCTTGGCCTTTTGGGCGGCCGCGACCTCGCTGCGCAACTCGTTGCACCTGCCGATGAATTCTCCCTCGACCGCCGTCCTATCATCCGTTACGGACGCGTCAGAAACTGAGCTAAAGACATGAACAACAAGAATTTTCCTGGCGCACAAGACCCACAGGTGCGCAAAGCTTCTGCGCCCGAATCCTCGGACTCTCCAATCGCTGCGGATGGCCTTCCCACGCTGAGCCCTCCTCCCCCGGTCGACTCAAACGAGTCGAAGGCTCCGGCAAAACCAAAGAAGCCGGACCATGTGCACGTGCACGTCGAGACCGGATCACTCGCTGATTTTGAAGCGCTTCTCGCCGGCGAATCGTTCGAATCTCCGCGCGCTCGCGTCCAGCCAGGCGACAAAGTGGGCGGCGTGGTCACCAAGGTCGGCGAAAAGTATCTCTACGTGGAATTGGATGGTCGCATCGAAGGACTTGCGTCCACGATCGACTACCCAGATACCAAAGAGGGCGATCGTCTTGATTTCTACGTCATTCACACACGTGGAGGCACGGTGGAGCTCGGAAAGTCGATGTCGACCCGCGACTCAGGTCTCGATGCGCTTGAGCACGCCTACTCTGCAGGTTTGCCGGTGGAAGGTCGTGTTTCAAGCCGCAACAAAGGCGGGTTTGAAATCGACTTCAAAGGCGTCGCGGCATTTTGCCCCTTAAGCCAAATCGAAGCCGGCTTCACGGAGGATCCCGACGAACATCTGGGTAAAACGTATCGGTTCAAGATTACCGACATTAGAGAAGACGGCCGAAATGTGGTCGTTTCGAGGAGCGCGCTCATCCAGGAAGAGAGAGCGGCTGCTGCCCAAGAGACGCTTGCCACGCTCCAAGAGGGTCAAGTCGTTCAAGGTACAGTCACTCGTCTGGCTGACTTCGGCGCCTTCGTTGACCTCGGCGGTATTGAAGGATTGGTCCACGTCTCCGAGATCGGACACGCGCGCATCGCCCATCCTTCGGAAGCACTGAAGGAAGGCGAACTTGTGAGTGCCCGAGTCCTGAAGATGGAAGAGGGTCCCAAGGGTCTTAGGATCGGGCTCTCCATCAAGGATACGCTCTCCGACCCATGGGAAAGCAGAATCTCTGAGTTTGCCGAGGGCTCCAAGATCGAGGGGCGAGTCACGCGCGTTGAGCCATTTGGGGCGTTCGTGGAGATTGCTCCAGGGCTTGAAGGTCTTGTTCACATCTCAGAGATGAG
This Microvenator marinus DNA region includes the following protein-coding sequences:
- a CDS encoding S1 RNA-binding domain-containing protein; amino-acid sequence: MNNKNFPGAQDPQVRKASAPESSDSPIAADGLPTLSPPPPVDSNESKAPAKPKKPDHVHVHVETGSLADFEALLAGESFESPRARVQPGDKVGGVVTKVGEKYLYVELDGRIEGLASTIDYPDTKEGDRLDFYVIHTRGGTVELGKSMSTRDSGLDALEHAYSAGLPVEGRVSSRNKGGFEIDFKGVAAFCPLSQIEAGFTEDPDEHLGKTYRFKITDIREDGRNVVVSRSALIQEERAAAAQETLATLQEGQVVQGTVTRLADFGAFVDLGGIEGLVHVSEIGHARIAHPSEALKEGELVSARVLKMEEGPKGLRIGLSIKDTLSDPWESRISEFAEGSKIEGRVTRVEPFGAFVEIAPGLEGLVHISEMSNEHVKRASDVVKVGQTVNVEIQSIDTARKRLSLSMKEAGEDVWSAIDQHFVVGQKVSGAVENIEDFGVFVRLQGATALLPRSEMGLARDATPHRLYKTGQTVEAKILEIDPIRRRIALTVRSDEELERASEEASAPRSFVDKGSSSSLGTFGELLQKKLK